Proteins encoded within one genomic window of Formosa agariphila KMM 3901:
- a CDS encoding DegT/DnrJ/EryC1/StrS family aminotransferase, with product MINVTKTFLPPQEEYQAILKCAWETGWMTNRGVLVRELEAQLQSHLGVTNLIAMTNGTLPLQIAIKALGLKGEIITTPFSYVATTSSIVWEGCTPVFVDIHPEYLTIDETKIEAAITPNTSAILATHVFGNPCNIEAIQIIADKYNLKVIYDAAHCFGVTYKGKSIFEYGDVSTCSFHATKLFHTGEGGALFCKPEFYDDMFYHHNFGHDGAEAFHGLGINAKMSEPQAAMGLAVFSHITEIMSTRSRAVKLYDEILKETSFQRLKIREGTLWNNSYYPIIFNSESELLQVQRKMNTNHIYPRRYFYPSLNCLPYIENVDCKITESISSRILCLPLWAGMENKIINQISKFLI from the coding sequence ATGATAAACGTCACTAAAACATTTTTACCACCCCAAGAAGAGTATCAAGCGATTTTGAAATGTGCTTGGGAAACGGGGTGGATGACTAATCGAGGTGTTTTAGTTAGAGAACTTGAAGCTCAATTGCAATCTCATTTAGGGGTTACTAACCTTATTGCCATGACAAATGGTACTTTACCTTTACAAATAGCTATAAAAGCTTTAGGTTTAAAAGGCGAAATTATTACGACTCCATTTAGTTACGTGGCTACTACTAGTAGTATTGTTTGGGAAGGTTGTACACCTGTTTTTGTCGATATTCATCCAGAATATTTAACAATTGACGAAACCAAGATTGAAGCAGCAATTACACCTAATACATCAGCAATATTAGCAACTCACGTTTTTGGAAATCCATGTAATATAGAAGCTATCCAAATCATTGCAGATAAATATAATCTGAAAGTAATTTACGATGCAGCACATTGTTTTGGAGTAACATATAAAGGGAAATCTATTTTTGAATATGGTGATGTAAGTACGTGCAGTTTTCATGCTACTAAGTTATTTCATACAGGAGAAGGTGGGGCCTTATTTTGTAAACCAGAGTTTTATGACGATATGTTTTATCACCATAATTTTGGACATGATGGAGCTGAAGCATTTCATGGTTTAGGTATTAATGCTAAAATGAGTGAGCCACAGGCAGCAATGGGACTAGCTGTATTTTCTCATATAACTGAAATAATGAGTACTCGTAGTCGTGCAGTTAAACTGTATGATGAAATATTGAAAGAGACTTCTTTTCAAAGGTTAAAAATTAGAGAAGGTACTTTATGGAATAATAGTTATTATCCTATAATTTTTAATTCTGAGAGTGAGTTACTACAAGTTCAAAGAAAAATGAATACGAATCATATATATCCTAGACGTTATTTTTATCCAAGTTTAAATTGTTTACCCTATATTGAAAATGTGGATTGTAAAATTACAGAGAGTATAAGTTCACGGATATTATGTTTGCCATTGTGGGCAGGTATGGAAAATAAAATAATTAATCAAATTTCTAAATTTTTAATATGA
- a CDS encoding ABC transporter ATP-binding protein, translated as MTILKAENISKQYRLGVIGTGTISHDLNRWWHHVRGKEDPYLKIGEENNRSTKGSSDYAWALKDINFEVQQGEVLGIIGKNGAGKSTLLKILSRVTSPTTGEIKTRGRIASLLEVGTGFHPELTGRENIYLNGAILGMTKAEIKAKESEIIAFSGCERYVDTPVKRYSSGMRVRLAFAVAAFLEPDILVIDEVLAVGDAEFQKKAIGKMQDISKSDGRTVLFVSHNMAAVKNLCTRAIVLEHGMTVFEGGVDEAVDFYLKSGNLIVNNVRTFNDVIQKGVFELLEIGLRNANRENEAVIVESEEIVLETILKIEKDSEKYHVTYHLINDEGDALFSFHHLKSEVKLKTGKNHLKTLIPAYFFNPGTFFLKFFLVKDGKRAVWVEDNVISFTIINGSLEIGSYMGKEPGYIKPMFEWENL; from the coding sequence ATGACTATATTAAAAGCCGAAAATATAAGTAAACAATACCGTTTAGGGGTAATAGGTACCGGTACGATTAGTCACGATTTAAACCGTTGGTGGCACCACGTACGTGGTAAAGAGGATCCGTATTTAAAAATAGGGGAAGAGAACAACCGCAGTACCAAAGGCAGTAGCGATTATGCGTGGGCATTAAAAGATATTAATTTCGAAGTGCAACAAGGCGAGGTCCTAGGTATTATAGGTAAGAATGGTGCAGGGAAATCGACGCTTTTAAAAATATTATCTCGTGTAACGAGTCCGACTACGGGCGAGATTAAAACCCGCGGCCGTATAGCCAGTTTGCTAGAAGTAGGAACGGGGTTTCATCCCGAATTAACAGGGCGTGAAAACATCTATTTAAACGGTGCCATTCTCGGGATGACCAAGGCTGAAATTAAAGCCAAGGAATCTGAGATTATCGCATTTAGCGGTTGCGAACGGTATGTCGATACCCCTGTAAAACGTTATAGTTCAGGGATGCGTGTGCGTTTAGCTTTTGCTGTAGCTGCTTTTTTAGAACCCGATATTTTAGTGATTGACGAGGTATTGGCGGTAGGTGATGCCGAGTTCCAGAAGAAAGCCATTGGTAAAATGCAGGACATAAGTAAAAGCGATGGCCGTACCGTGTTGTTTGTAAGTCATAATATGGCAGCTGTGAAGAATTTGTGTACACGTGCTATTGTTTTAGAGCATGGGATGACTGTGTTTGAAGGTGGGGTTGATGAGGCTGTAGATTTTTATTTAAAATCAGGAAATTTAATAGTTAATAATGTTAGAACGTTTAATGATGTAATTCAAAAAGGTGTGTTTGAACTTTTAGAAATAGGATTGCGAAATGCTAATAGAGAAAATGAAGCTGTTATTGTAGAATCTGAAGAAATTGTATTAGAAACAATATTAAAAATTGAAAAAGATTCTGAGAAATATCATGTTACTTATCATTTAATAAATGATGAAGGAGATGCTTTATTTAGTTTCCATCATTTAAAATCCGAAGTAAAATTAAAAACAGGGAAAAATCATTTAAAGACTTTAATCCCAGCATATTTTTTTAATCCAGGAACGTTCTTTTTAAAGTTTTTTTTAGTTAAAGATGGTAAACGTGCTGTATGGGTTGAAGACAACGTAATAAGTTTTACAATAATAAATGGGAGTTTGGAAATTGGAAGTTATATGGGTAAGGAGCCAGGTTATATTAAACCAATGTTTGAATGGGAAAACTTATAA
- a CDS encoding four helix bundle protein: MDYKELDVWKRSMDLVTVIYKWTSDLPESEKYGLCSQIRRAAVSVPSNIAEGSARRGDKELLNFLNYALGSVAEVETQYLIILRLQLLEEHKDLYTLIINVKKLILGYRNYIIKK, translated from the coding sequence ATGGATTATAAGGAACTAGATGTTTGGAAACGAAGTATGGATTTAGTGACTGTTATTTATAAATGGACATCAGATTTACCAGAATCAGAAAAATATGGTTTATGTTCACAAATTAGACGCGCTGCTGTATCTGTGCCTTCAAATATTGCAGAAGGAAGCGCTAGAAGAGGAGATAAAGAATTGTTGAATTTTCTTAATTACGCATTGGGTTCAGTGGCCGAGGTAGAAACACAATATTTAATTATACTAAGATTACAATTACTAGAAGAACATAAAGATTTGTACACCTTAATTATAAACGTAAAAAAACTTATTTTAGGATACAGAAATTATATTATTAAAAAATAA
- a CDS encoding ABC transporter permease, with the protein MNPLNPADQPELPWLYTISPKRKLIDLNFKEIWRYKDLLFLFVKRDIVTVYKQTILGPLWYFIQPLFTSIIFTVIFNNLAAIPVKPGVPAFLFNLAGITAWNYFSACLTGTSDTFTKNQSIFGKVYFPRVIIPMSIVVSNLVKFGIQMLVFIGFYIYFTVFTDKAYAARPELSLLLLPVLVLIMGLLGLGFGMLISSMTTKYRDLTFLVGFGVQLLMYGSAVMYPLSYFEEKLPSISWLVAYNPMTIVIEAFRHIMLGVGEISSLQIIYIGAVSVLVFLFGLIVFNSTEKKFIDTV; encoded by the coding sequence GTTATATACCATTTCACCTAAACGGAAATTAATCGATCTTAATTTTAAAGAGATTTGGCGATATAAAGATTTACTGTTTTTATTCGTTAAGCGTGATATTGTCACGGTATACAAGCAAACCATTTTGGGGCCATTATGGTATTTTATTCAACCCTTATTTACGTCTATAATCTTTACGGTTATTTTTAATAATTTGGCTGCCATCCCTGTAAAACCGGGTGTGCCTGCCTTTTTGTTTAACCTAGCTGGAATTACCGCCTGGAACTATTTTTCGGCCTGCCTAACAGGAACCAGCGATACGTTTACTAAAAACCAGTCCATTTTTGGAAAAGTCTATTTTCCACGAGTCATAATTCCTATGTCGATAGTGGTCTCTAATTTGGTGAAATTTGGTATTCAAATGCTCGTGTTTATTGGGTTTTATATCTATTTCACGGTGTTTACAGACAAAGCTTATGCTGCTAGACCAGAACTTAGTTTGTTGCTCTTACCGGTTCTTGTTCTCATTATGGGATTATTAGGCTTAGGTTTCGGGATGCTTATCTCATCAATGACTACAAAATATCGCGATTTAACCTTTTTAGTCGGTTTTGGGGTACAACTATTAATGTACGGCTCGGCAGTGATGTATCCGTTATCATATTTCGAAGAAAAATTACCGAGTATCTCTTGGCTTGTAGCATATAATCCCATGACTATTGTTATAGAAGCGTTTCGACATATTATGCTAGGCGTTGGAGAGATATCAAGTCTGCAAATTATATATATAGGCGCAGTAAGCGTATTGGTGTTTTTATTCGGACTGATCGTGTTTAATAGCACAGAGAAGAAGTTTATTGATACGGTTTAG